In Erinaceus europaeus chromosome 10, mEriEur2.1, whole genome shotgun sequence, one DNA window encodes the following:
- the LOC103129063 gene encoding olfactory receptor 1L1: protein MRWNNLTRPSEFVLMGLSSRPEDQMPLFALFLAIYLVILMGNLIIILVIYSDNRLQTPMYFFLRVLSFVDICYTTVTIPKMLTNFLSEAKTILYTECLTQMYFFVSFGTVDSYLLGVMAIDRYVAINYPFHYITIMSYKFCGILLVIAFIIPFLHSLLHVLLVNRLTFCASNIIRLFFCDVNPLLELSCSSTFVNEIVIKTEGLCVIMTPFTCIIISYLRIFITVLKIPSAAGKYKAFSTCGSHLTVVILFYGSASFIYFNPIPSYTVKDRVAILFYTILIPMLNPFIYSLRNKDMKRGLGKLLVKIKSQ, encoded by the coding sequence ATGAGATGGAACAACCTAACAAGACCTTCTGAATTTGTCCTAATGGGGCTCTCCTCTAGGCCAGAGGATCAGATGCCTCTCTTTGCCTTATTTTTAGCCATCTACCTGGTCATTCTGATGGGAAATCTAATCATTATCCTTGTCATCTATTCAGATAATCGCCTGCAGACACCCATGTACTTCTTTCTAAGGGTTTTGTCTTTTGTTGATATTTGCTACACAACAGTTACTATTCCAAAGATGCTGACAAACTTCTTATCAGAAGCAAAGACCATCCTTTATACTGAATGTCTGACACAGATGTATTTCTTTGTATCCTTTGGAACTGTAGATAGTTACCTCCTAGGAGTCATGGCCATTGATCGTTATGTGGCCATAAACTACCCTTTTCATTACATCACCATAATGAGCTATAAATTCTGTGGCATCTTATTGGTAATCGCGTTCATCATCCCATTTCTTCATTCACTACTCCATGTCCTCTTAGTGAATCGACTCACCTTTTGTGCCTCCAACATTATCCGTCTCTTCTTCTGTGATGTAAACCCATTGCTCGAGTTGTCCTGCTCATCTACGTTTGTCAATGAGATAGTGATAAAGACAGAAGGGCTGTGTGTCATTATGACCCCCTTTACATGTATCATAATCTCCTACTTGAGAATTTTCATCACTGTTCTGAAGATCCCTTCAGCAGCTGGGAAATATAAGGCCTTCTCTACTTGTGGTTCTCATCTCACTGTGGTTATTTTGTTTTATGGAAGTGcaagttttatatattttaatcccATACCTAGCTATACTGTCAAAGATCGGGTAGCAATACTTTTCTACACTATACTTATTCCAATGCTAAATCCATTTATCTACAGTCTGAGAAACAAAGACATGAAGCGGGGCTTGGGGAAGCTGcttgttaaaataaaatctcAATAA